The genomic interval CCAAAACCCACAGCAGTCTAGCAACACTCCCCGTCCTAACACTGCCTCACAAACAACTAAATTTGAATCTTCTTTTTCGCTATCCTCCATCGCCCCAGCTTGTCCGTTTCCGCCCTTACCAATGTCAACAGCCGCAGCCAAATCCCTATTTGGATTTGGATTATCTGCACAAATCACTACTGACCCTGTAAAACCAACCTTTTCTACAGCTGTACCAAGTGAGCGCTTCGCTGTACCAACGGATGAGCGCTCCGCTGCGACTGTGAGTGACTTGGTAAGAGCGGGAAAACTAGTGAAAGCTCTGCAAGTTGCCCAAAAAATTAAGGATGTTTCTCTCAAGAACGAGGCATTAAGGAAAATAGCCAGTGCTTACAAGTCAGCAGGGCAACTCAATCAAGCTTTTCAGGTTGCAAAGAGCATAATAGAGCCGTCGCAGTCAAACATCTCATTGAGAGATAATGCGTTGTCGGAAATAGTCCAAGCCTATGCACAAGCAGGGCAACTGGATCAAGCCCTTCAGGTTGCAGAAATCATGGGCGAAGGATTCAAATTCAGTACTTTACTGGATATCGCTGAAAAGTATCGAATAGCCGGACAATCGGTTCGCGCTGCTTCTATCATAGAACAGGCGGATGCAGTTTATAGAACAGCGAGCAAACCTAACTCAACTAACCTTTTGGCTAATCCGCGTTTCAAAATTTTTATTTTGCCTAGGCTTATCGATAAGTATGTAGCTGTGGGACAAAAACAGAAAGCCGTTGAGTTATCGTCTGAATTGTTTGAGTTTATTAAAACGCTACCACAGCAGAATTATATGACGCTTACTAATTTGTCTGGTATTGCTGAAATCTACGAAGGAGCAGGACAAAGCGACAAAGCTGGTGAAGTTCTTGATTATTCGTTATTAGCTGTTAAAAACATTAAGGAGACATTTGTCAAAGCCCAAGCCTTAGCTCAAATTGCCAACGTTTATGCACAGCTAAAATACTCGGCTCGCGCTAGTGAAGTTTTATCACAGGCGCTCGCTTTGGCTAAACCAGATAAGGAAGTTTCATCAAAAAATATTGTTATGATTACCGTCGCCCGTGGCTATGCGGTGTTAGAGCAATACGACAAAGCTCTTGAGATTACTAAAGCTGTAGAGCCAGTCTCACTGGGTGACCAAGTAAAACAGGCCATAACCTGTTCAAAACAAGCAAAGTAGTTGAAACAGTGGCTAAGAGGTATTGAGCCGAGATGTGTGTAATTTCCGGCAAGATGGACTGTAAACCGCTATCCTGTGTGGGTTTGAAAAATTGCTACATCAAAGTCAAAAAAAGCCGTTATTTGGCGTAGATATAGCGAAGCTGTCACCAGGACCAAGATAGCCTGAAAGTACTGCTGTCGGTATACCTATAATCTTGCCGCGACTGGAACCATAATGTTGCCGCTACTGAGGCTGTAATGCTCATTATTTCGTGAGGCGATCGCGGGACATTTCGACCCAGCAGTCTCCCGACAACTAAGGCAACTAGCACTAGAGCAAGACACAACTGTTCAAGGTTTGTTGGCTGAAGCTTTGAATGACTTGTTTGAGAAGTACGGCAAAAAGCCGATAGCTTAAGGTTCACTAGCAGACAGCGTCCGGGAGCTTATGTCTTCTATCATCATTGGCAGAATGGTTCCTCTATTCAAATTCGACATTTTTTAACGAATTTTGGAAATTTTCTTCTGGCTCCTGTTAGTTCAGGGTCAGCTTGGGGAATAATAAGGGTTTATGCAATTGTATGTAATTTTTGTATTTTTATGTGACATATGAGGAAATTCCTCATATGTCACTTGATGCTACAGGAGTTACAAAAATCGAACTGCAAACATTGAGAGATTAGTACCGCTGTAGATGGCGAAAATAGAAGGTTCGTGTCACCAGGTGCAGCCTTGTAAAGTTTTGTAAAAATGACCGATTTTTTCGGGTTAATTGATAAGAAATACAAATGATAACTTTGCCTAGTTTGTCTCCTTTTAGGCAAAGTACAATGCAAATATAGACCTCAGCATGAGGACTTGACCCATGCTATTTAGCACTATCCAACTTCCATTTTCGGCAAAGATATTTTCTCAAAATACTCCCCCGTCGAAAAAATCATCTCAGAAGGAAAGAGAATATCTGCGGACATCAGAAGTCAACGCCATGATTGGTGCTGCTCAAAAAGTAGGTCGTCATGGTGTTAGAGATGGAGCAATTATTTTATTGATGTTTCGTCACGGACTAAGAACTGCCGAATTGGTTGCTCTGAAATGGTCGCAGATAGATTTAGTAGGAGGTTATTATAGAGATACATCGTGTCAAAAATGGTCATGACAGCATTCATCCTCTGCGTTCTCCCGAATTGAGAGCTTTGCGTCAAATTCAAAGAGATTACCCCGATTCGAGTTACGTTTTCGTATCCGAGCGCAAAGCACCTCTATCAACCCGTTCAATCCGTCATATCATAGCCAGAGCTGGAGAAATTGCTCAAATCGCTTGGACAGTTCATCCTCATCAACTACGCCATGCTTGTGGCTACTATTTAGCGGCCCAAGGTCATGATACCAGAGCAATTCAAGACTATTTAGGACATAAGAATATACACCACACAGTTCGTTATACTCAAATGTCACCTCAAAGATTTGAAAAGTTCTGGAGAGATTAAGCAACCAGTTGTTGTGTCAAACCAGCAATTCTCTCTTTGAGATCAAGCTTAAATGTACCATAAGGATTTACATGACTGAAAATTAAAGGAGTAATTGCTCTAAAATCAACTTCAGTTAACTTTTGCTGCCAATGTTTCTGCTCCAGAACACTCTGAATCATCAAAGTATTCACATAGACCAAACATATCTGCAATAGGTGCAAAGATAAAACCGATAATTCCTGACTTTCCAAGCGATTAGAAGCAAACTCTCCACCCTTACCGTAGAAGATAAAATCATT from Mastigocladopsis repens PCC 10914 carries:
- a CDS encoding tetratricopeptide repeat protein encodes the protein MRKSRLSVAVRYLVVGMWLGFFSLDGATAQIPSLTLPLLLAQNPQQSSNTPRPNTASQTTKFESSFSLSSIAPACPFPPLPMSTAAAKSLFGFGLSAQITTDPVKPTFSTAVPSERFAVPTDERSAATVSDLVRAGKLVKALQVAQKIKDVSLKNEALRKIASAYKSAGQLNQAFQVAKSIIEPSQSNISLRDNALSEIVQAYAQAGQLDQALQVAEIMGEGFKFSTLLDIAEKYRIAGQSVRAASIIEQADAVYRTASKPNSTNLLANPRFKIFILPRLIDKYVAVGQKQKAVELSSELFEFIKTLPQQNYMTLTNLSGIAEIYEGAGQSDKAGEVLDYSLLAVKNIKETFVKAQALAQIANVYAQLKYSARASEVLSQALALAKPDKEVSSKNIVMITVARGYAVLEQYDKALEITKAVEPVSLGDQVKQAITCSKQAK
- a CDS encoding ribbon-helix-helix domain-containing protein: MAGHFDPAVSRQLRQLALEQDTTVQGLLAEALNDLFEKYGKKPIA
- a CDS encoding tyrosine-type recombinase/integrase, with amino-acid sequence MLFSTIQLPFSAKIFSQNTPPSKKSSQKEREYLRTSEVNAMIGAAQKVGRHGVRDGAIILLMFRHGLRTAELVALKWSQIDLVGGYYRDTSCQKWS
- a CDS encoding tyrosine-type recombinase/integrase produces the protein MRALRQIQRDYPDSSYVFVSERKAPLSTRSIRHIIARAGEIAQIAWTVHPHQLRHACGYYLAAQGHDTRAIQDYLGHKNIHHTVRYTQMSPQRFEKFWRD